A region from the Vigna radiata var. radiata cultivar VC1973A unplaced genomic scaffold, Vradiata_ver6 scaffold_133, whole genome shotgun sequence genome encodes:
- the LOC106753429 gene encoding uncharacterized protein LOC106753429 has product MIALKPIVHASLHTFHHAPLQTVRGSAWCVCKSQESDSEGSSAEGDANSQELLARIAMLQTEKVRLTDFLEERSAYLSQFGEEAKAEFDKIGEDALKELDEAGARITANIESEMLAFEESTEMNRLEIEESEKKIEEXEDQMQKDRKEGLFFKNLGQKDLVDKAKPKEEVEKIKDVNIANSGSQTMKNVYLFFIGLLTFGIVDSVVSSSGADWKRVSVLGGIIVVLFSLFINQQNKDNKKD; this is encoded by the exons ATGATTGCCCTCAAGCCCATTGTTCACGCTTCCTTGCACACGTTCCACCACGCGCCGCTCCAAACAGTGAGAGGTTCCGCTTGGTGCGTTTGCAAGTCGCAGGAGTCCGATTCCGAGGGTTCCTCGGCGGAAGGAGACGCTAACAGCCAAGAGCTTCTGGCACGAATCGCCATGCTTCAGACGGAAAAGGTTCGCCTCACCGATTTTCTGGAGGAGAGGTCTGCGTATTTGTCGCAGTTTGGGGAAGAGGCGAAAGCTGAGTTTGACAAGATCGGAGAAGATGCTCTCAAAGAGTTGGATGAAGCTGGTGCCAGA ATAACAGCAAACATAGAGAGTGAGATGCTAGCATTCGAGGAATCTACTGAAATGAACAGACTAGAGATTGAGgagagtgaaaagaaaatagaagagttNGAGGACCAAATGCAGAAGGACCGAAAGGAAGGGCTATTCTTTAAGAACCTTGGACAGAAGGATCTTGTTGATAAAGCAAAACCCAAGGAGGAGGTGGAAAAGATCAAAGATGTCAACATAGCAAACAGTGGCAGCCAAACCATGAAAAATGTTTATCTCTTCTTCATTGGCTTGCTGACTTTTGGAATAGTTGATTCTGTTGTCTCATCCTCAGGTGCTGATTGGAAAAGAGTTTCAGTTCTTGGAGGTATTATTGTGGTCTTGTTTTCTTTATTCATCAATCAACAAAACAAGGACAACAAGAAAGactga